The Actinopolyspora erythraea genome has a segment encoding these proteins:
- a CDS encoding hemolysin family protein: MFTGTTALLAWAVLLVLAAGVFAAADAAIGTASSARVEELLRQGRGGARQFARVLADRPRHVNLLLLLRLTCELTATVLVTVVVLEVSSSPGWSVLFAVLIMLVVSYVLVGVGPRTVGRQHPYGVGLVVAGPVAVLARLLNPLTRLLILVGNAITPGRGFREGPFSSEVELRELVDLAGERGVVAAGEREMIHSVFELGDTTAREVMVPRTEMIWIERVKSPRQALALALRSGFSRIPVIGESVDDIVGIVTLKELARATTERASDAGSERGRVADLMREASFVPDSKRLDELLKEMQLSRSHMAVAVDEYGGTAGLLTIEDIIEEIVGEITDESDREEHRPVEWLDDELVRVSSRLPVADLASLFEVELDDSEVETVGGLLAQRLGRVPLPGAEAEVSGLRLRAEGGKDHRGRIRINALLVRRTGDSDGHNGADDERSS; the protein is encoded by the coding sequence GTGTTCACCGGTACCACCGCGCTGCTGGCGTGGGCTGTGCTGTTGGTGCTCGCCGCCGGGGTCTTCGCCGCTGCCGACGCGGCGATCGGCACGGCTTCGAGCGCCCGCGTCGAGGAACTGTTGCGGCAGGGGCGCGGCGGAGCGCGGCAGTTCGCCCGTGTGCTGGCCGACCGCCCCAGGCACGTCAACCTGCTGCTGTTGCTGCGGCTGACCTGTGAGCTGACGGCGACGGTGCTGGTCACCGTGGTGGTGCTCGAAGTGAGCTCCTCTCCCGGGTGGTCGGTGCTGTTCGCGGTGCTGATCATGCTGGTGGTTTCCTACGTGCTGGTCGGCGTGGGCCCGCGCACGGTGGGCCGGCAGCACCCCTACGGGGTGGGGCTCGTGGTCGCGGGACCGGTGGCCGTGCTCGCGCGGCTGCTCAACCCGCTCACGCGGCTGCTGATACTCGTCGGCAACGCCATCACGCCGGGGCGCGGCTTCCGGGAGGGGCCGTTCTCCTCGGAGGTGGAGTTGCGCGAGCTCGTCGACCTGGCCGGGGAGCGCGGTGTGGTCGCCGCCGGGGAGCGCGAGATGATCCACTCGGTCTTCGAACTCGGCGACACCACCGCGCGCGAGGTGATGGTCCCGCGCACCGAGATGATCTGGATCGAACGCGTGAAGTCCCCCCGGCAGGCGCTGGCGCTGGCGTTGCGTTCCGGCTTCTCCCGCATCCCCGTGATCGGCGAGAGCGTCGACGACATCGTCGGGATCGTCACGCTCAAGGAGCTGGCCAGGGCCACGACCGAGCGCGCCAGCGACGCCGGCTCCGAACGGGGGCGGGTCGCCGACCTGATGCGGGAGGCGAGTTTCGTTCCGGACTCCAAGCGGCTGGACGAGCTGCTCAAGGAGATGCAGCTCTCACGTAGCCACATGGCCGTGGCCGTGGACGAGTACGGCGGTACCGCGGGGCTGCTGACCATCGAGGACATCATCGAGGAGATCGTCGGCGAGATCACGGACGAGTCGGACCGGGAGGAGCACCGTCCGGTCGAGTGGCTCGACGACGAGCTGGTGCGGGTCAGTTCGCGGCTGCCGGTCGCCGATCTGGCGTCCCTGTTCGAGGTGGAGTTGGACGACTCCGAGGTCGAGACCGTGGGCGGGTTGCTCGCGCAGCGTCTCGGCCGCGTTCCGTTGCCGGGGGCGGAGGCCGAGGTGTCCGGACTCCGGTTGCGTGCCGAGGGCGGCAAGGACCACCGAGGCCGTATCCGCATCAACGCGCTGCTGGTCCGCAGGACGGGGGATTCCGACGGGCACAACGGCGCCGACGACGAGAGGAGCTCGTGA
- a CDS encoding cytidine/deoxycytidylate deaminase family protein, whose protein sequence is MGERTETVTDQLDAEDAKIVTLARSARARIGAAEGSAVRDTDGRTYTGCTVRTATLRLSALQVAVANAFSSGAEGLEAAAVVTEAEEVDSDSVAAVRDLASGAPIFRAGGDGRVVEVSRSS, encoded by the coding sequence ATGGGCGAACGCACCGAGACCGTGACCGACCAGCTCGACGCCGAGGACGCCAAGATCGTGACCCTGGCGCGTTCGGCGCGGGCGCGTATCGGCGCTGCCGAGGGGAGCGCCGTGCGGGACACCGACGGCAGGACCTACACCGGGTGCACGGTGCGCACCGCGACGCTGCGGTTGAGCGCGTTGCAGGTGGCGGTGGCCAACGCCTTCTCCAGCGGAGCCGAGGGGCTGGAGGCCGCGGCCGTCGTCACCGAGGCCGAGGAAGTGGACTCGGACTCCGTGGCTGCCGTGCGCGATCTGGCGAGCGGGGCCCCGATCTTCCGCGCGGGCGGTGACGGTCGGGTCGTGGAGGTCTCACGTTCCTCCTGA
- a CDS encoding MarR family winged helix-turn-helix transcriptional regulator, producing the protein MSEEKPPNGGEVDAITEAVLTASRLLVGVSAKSVAAVAGPITLPQFRLLVALGSRGPLKLVSLAEMLGVNPSTATRTVDRLVTAGWAQRNSNPDSRREITVSLTDAGRDLVDRVTEYRRNEISAIVERIPHEDRAGLVRALQAFTEAGEEPPPRASPYDAGLTEWQ; encoded by the coding sequence ATGAGCGAAGAAAAGCCGCCGAACGGTGGTGAGGTGGACGCGATCACCGAGGCGGTGCTGACCGCGTCCCGGTTACTGGTGGGGGTCTCGGCGAAGTCGGTCGCCGCGGTCGCCGGACCGATCACGCTGCCGCAGTTCCGGCTGCTGGTGGCGCTGGGCTCGCGGGGCCCGCTGAAGCTGGTCTCGCTGGCGGAGATGCTGGGAGTCAACCCGTCCACGGCCACCAGAACGGTCGACAGGCTGGTCACGGCGGGATGGGCGCAGCGCAACAGCAACCCGGACTCCCGCAGGGAGATCACGGTCAGTCTCACCGACGCCGGTCGCGACCTGGTGGACCGGGTCACCGAGTACCGCCGCAACGAGATATCGGCCATCGTCGAGCGCATCCCGCACGAAGACCGCGCGGGACTGGTGCGGGCGCTGCAGGCCTTCACCGAGGCGGGCGAGGAACCACCGCCACGCGCATCGCCCTACGACGCGGGCCTGACCGAGTGGCAGTAG
- a CDS encoding chloride channel protein translates to MAEAVKRSIALPVAVRGRIGIWLRERGSGLMALALLVGLGSGLGAIAFRWLITSATELFSGRPEYTEVPGASHPWLPGLGVWFLVLVPAVAGLIYGPLVYWFAPEAKGHGVPEVMYAVSERGGRIKPQVSLVKALASALCIGGGGSVGREGPIVQIGSALGSTMGRGMRLTERRMRVLVACGAAGGIAATFNAPMAGPFFAMELILRDFTVESFGAVVLSSVTASVIGRAVMGNEAFLSLPAFHLQNPGEFLLFALLGVLVGASGVLFSKVLYGVEDLCDRVWRGPEWLRPGVGGLLLGLLLLALPQMYGVGYPVLGNAINGNYAIWFLVVLLLGKMLATSLTIGIGGSGGVFAPALFVGGMGGTAFGMVAHGLVPEIAGSPGAYGLIGMGAAFAGSARAPMTAVIILFELTGQYSIILPLMLAVVVATLISRTLSRDTIYTTKLSRRGIDLDARQRRGRLPDRTVADVMEPLPHTLTTRTKLSEAAQRLAQSTDSVLPVVDEDGRYEGCVTAGAVAEMLGDGTVDNGEVGDLLEIPPAVASNTKLVDALDSLVSVEVTAAPVLGEQGSQPIGWISHRTLLSCMGSTANTG, encoded by the coding sequence ATGGCGGAAGCCGTGAAACGATCGATAGCCCTGCCCGTGGCGGTACGTGGGCGGATCGGGATCTGGCTCCGCGAACGTGGCAGCGGCCTGATGGCCCTAGCACTGCTCGTCGGCCTCGGTTCGGGGCTCGGCGCCATCGCGTTTCGGTGGCTGATCACGTCCGCGACCGAGCTGTTCTCCGGACGTCCCGAGTACACCGAAGTACCCGGTGCTTCGCACCCCTGGCTGCCTGGCCTCGGTGTGTGGTTCCTGGTGCTGGTTCCCGCCGTCGCCGGGCTGATCTACGGTCCGCTGGTCTACTGGTTCGCGCCCGAGGCCAAGGGACACGGCGTGCCCGAGGTCATGTACGCCGTCTCCGAGCGCGGCGGGCGGATCAAACCGCAGGTCAGCCTGGTCAAGGCGTTGGCGTCGGCCCTCTGCATCGGCGGTGGCGGCTCCGTCGGGCGGGAAGGGCCGATCGTGCAGATCGGTTCCGCTCTCGGCTCGACGATGGGGCGCGGGATGCGACTCACCGAGCGGAGGATGCGGGTGCTGGTCGCCTGCGGTGCGGCCGGTGGCATCGCCGCCACGTTCAACGCCCCCATGGCGGGACCGTTCTTCGCGATGGAACTCATCCTGCGCGACTTCACGGTCGAGTCCTTCGGCGCCGTGGTGCTCTCGAGCGTCACCGCCAGCGTGATCGGCCGTGCCGTGATGGGCAACGAGGCCTTCCTCTCCCTGCCCGCCTTCCACCTGCAGAACCCCGGCGAATTCCTGCTGTTCGCGCTGCTCGGCGTGCTCGTCGGTGCCTCGGGAGTGCTGTTCTCCAAGGTCCTCTACGGGGTCGAGGACCTCTGCGACCGAGTATGGCGCGGCCCGGAGTGGCTGCGCCCCGGCGTGGGTGGGCTGCTGCTCGGGCTGCTGCTGCTGGCGCTGCCGCAGATGTACGGCGTGGGATACCCGGTGCTGGGCAATGCCATCAACGGGAACTACGCGATCTGGTTCCTGGTGGTACTGCTGCTGGGCAAGATGCTGGCCACCAGTCTGACCATCGGCATCGGCGGTTCCGGCGGCGTGTTCGCCCCCGCGCTGTTCGTCGGCGGTATGGGCGGGACCGCGTTCGGCATGGTCGCCCACGGCCTCGTGCCGGAGATCGCCGGTTCGCCGGGCGCCTACGGGCTGATCGGCATGGGTGCCGCCTTCGCCGGCTCGGCACGGGCACCGATGACGGCCGTGATCATCCTGTTCGAGCTGACGGGGCAGTACTCGATCATCCTGCCGCTGATGCTCGCCGTCGTGGTCGCCACGTTGATCAGCAGGACCCTCAGCCGCGACACGATCTACACCACCAAGCTCAGCAGGCGTGGCATCGACCTCGACGCCAGGCAGCGGCGCGGCCGGTTGCCGGACCGCACCGTCGCCGACGTGATGGAACCGCTGCCGCACACGCTGACCACGCGCACCAAGCTCTCCGAAGCCGCGCAGCGACTGGCCCAGAGCACCGACTCGGTGCTGCCCGTCGTCGACGAGGACGGGCGCTACGAGGGCTGCGTCACGGCGGGAGCCGTCGCCGAAATGCTGGGGGACGGCACCGTGGACAACGGCGAGGTAGGTGACCTGCTGGAGATCCCTCCCGCGGTCGCTTCCAATACCAAACTCGTCGACGCGCTCGACTCGCTCGTCTCCGTCGAGGTGACGGCCGCGCCGGTGTTGGGGGAGCAGGGCAGCCAGCCGATCGGTTGGATCAGCCATCGTACGCTGCTGAGCTGCATGGGCAGCACCGCCAACACCGGCTGA
- the era gene encoding GTPase Era, with amino-acid sequence MTSSSETHRSGFACFVGRPNAGKSTLTNSLVGTKVAITSSKPQTTRHAIRGIVHRPDAQLVIVDTPGLHRPRTLLGERLNDLVHETWSEVDVIGFCVPADQKIGPGDRHIAAELAKVARRTPVIGVVTKTDLVGRQRVAEQLVALQELMEFAEIVPVSAVDRFQVDLLSDLLVRQVPEGPQLYPDGEITDEPEESLISELVREAALEGVRDELPHSLAVAIDEMSPREGYDNLVDIYASLYVERSSQKAIVIGRSGERLKEVGETARRHIQALLGSKIFLDLQVKVAKEWQRDPKQLRKLGF; translated from the coding sequence GTGACCAGCTCAAGCGAAACACATCGATCCGGATTCGCCTGCTTCGTGGGACGCCCGAACGCCGGCAAGTCGACGCTGACCAACTCCCTGGTCGGCACGAAGGTGGCCATCACCTCCAGCAAGCCACAGACCACGCGGCACGCTATCCGGGGGATCGTGCACCGCCCCGACGCGCAGTTGGTCATCGTGGACACGCCGGGACTGCACCGCCCCCGCACCCTGCTGGGGGAACGGCTCAACGACCTGGTGCACGAGACCTGGTCCGAGGTCGACGTCATCGGCTTCTGCGTGCCCGCCGACCAGAAGATCGGCCCGGGGGACCGCCACATCGCGGCGGAACTCGCCAAGGTCGCCCGCCGCACTCCCGTGATCGGTGTGGTCACCAAGACCGACCTGGTGGGCAGGCAACGCGTCGCCGAGCAACTGGTCGCGCTGCAGGAACTCATGGAGTTCGCCGAGATCGTTCCGGTGTCGGCGGTGGACCGCTTCCAGGTGGACCTCCTCTCCGACCTGCTGGTGCGGCAGGTCCCGGAGGGGCCGCAGCTGTATCCGGACGGCGAGATCACCGACGAGCCCGAGGAGTCGCTGATCTCCGAACTCGTCCGCGAGGCGGCGCTGGAGGGCGTGCGCGACGAACTGCCGCACTCTCTGGCCGTGGCCATCGACGAGATGTCGCCGAGGGAGGGCTACGACAACCTGGTGGACATCTACGCCTCGCTGTACGTGGAGCGCTCCAGTCAGAAGGCGATCGTGATCGGCAGGAGCGGCGAGCGGCTCAAGGAGGTCGGCGAGACCGCCCGCAGGCACATCCAGGCGTTGCTGGGAAGCAAGATTTTCCTGGACCTGCAGGTGAAGGTGGCCAAGGAGTGGCAGCGTGATCCCAAGCAACTCCGCAAACTGGGCTTCTAG
- a CDS encoding DUF4190 domain-containing protein, giving the protein MTDPYGSGPHNPPSDSGGFPRPYQSSYGGGIYPGYQPGQQYQQYPQYQPVVPGYPGGHPPNNGMAIASMVLSLAAIPLSCAWGFGLVPAILGVVFGHVAKKQMRRDGSYGDGMATAGLVVGYCLIGLMAAGVVLLVIGLSLPLMSAGSM; this is encoded by the coding sequence ATGACCGACCCTTACGGTTCAGGACCGCACAATCCGCCGTCGGACAGCGGTGGGTTTCCCCGGCCCTACCAGTCCTCGTACGGCGGGGGCATCTACCCCGGTTACCAACCTGGGCAGCAGTATCAGCAGTACCCGCAGTACCAACCGGTCGTCCCGGGATATCCCGGCGGGCATCCCCCGAACAACGGAATGGCGATCGCCTCGATGGTGCTCTCGCTGGCGGCCATCCCGCTCAGTTGCGCGTGGGGCTTCGGGCTCGTGCCCGCGATCCTGGGCGTGGTGTTCGGTCACGTGGCCAAGAAGCAGATGCGGCGCGACGGGAGCTACGGGGACGGCATGGCCACGGCCGGACTGGTGGTCGGCTACTGCCTGATCGGGCTGATGGCAGCGGGGGTCGTGCTGCTGGTGATCGGACTCAGCCTGCCGTTGATGAGCGCGGGCAGCATGTGA
- a CDS encoding DUF2752 domain-containing protein, translated as MLTPRRFGPVRTLAVAGGLAAAAALLLISPVGPSCPFKMLGLDGPVCGGTRMLRALLAGDPLRALDLNAFALVVLLPSVVSLFVAGARYELGRARRLWPAGARGTVCAYLLGAGLLLWTVLRNIPVQPFAVLSA; from the coding sequence GTGCTGACGCCACGTCGGTTCGGTCCCGTCCGCACGCTGGCGGTCGCCGGTGGCCTCGCCGCCGCGGCCGCACTGTTGCTGATCTCACCCGTGGGGCCGTCGTGCCCGTTCAAGATGCTGGGACTGGACGGCCCCGTGTGCGGCGGAACGCGCATGCTCCGGGCGCTGCTGGCCGGAGATCCGCTGCGCGCCCTGGACCTCAACGCCTTCGCGCTGGTGGTGCTACTGCCGTCGGTGGTTTCGCTGTTCGTGGCGGGAGCGCGCTACGAGCTGGGAAGAGCTCGACGGCTCTGGCCGGCGGGTGCGAGGGGCACGGTGTGCGCCTACCTGCTCGGCGCGGGACTGCTGCTGTGGACGGTCCTCCGCAACATCCCGGTGCAGCCCTTCGCGGTGCTGTCCGCCTGA
- the recO gene encoding DNA repair protein RecO, which produces MSLYRDVGVVLRVSKLGEADRIVTLLTRRYGKVRAVAKGVRRTGSRFGARLEPFAHVDVQLHTGRTLDVVTQVQTLDAFGVGIVDDYRRYTTACAALETVDRIVAEEREPVLRMYLLTVGALRAFNGRQRDPSLVLDSFVLRAMAFAGWSPALGECARCGLAGPHGTFSVIAGGTVCAECRPAGAVRPAAATVRLLDALLNGDWPTAEAAEEAARGEGSGLVAAHLQWHLEHRLRSLPLVERHEATIDREARQPEPPNPVPELIRQRASALEEESAPVSSSGPANTPGHS; this is translated from the coding sequence GTGAGCCTGTATCGGGATGTCGGTGTCGTGCTGCGGGTGAGCAAGCTCGGTGAGGCCGACCGTATCGTCACCCTGCTGACCCGCCGGTACGGCAAGGTGCGCGCGGTGGCCAAGGGAGTGCGCCGGACCGGTTCCAGATTCGGGGCACGGCTCGAGCCGTTCGCCCACGTGGACGTGCAGCTGCACACCGGCAGAACGCTCGACGTGGTTACCCAGGTGCAGACCCTGGACGCCTTCGGCGTGGGGATCGTCGACGACTACCGCCGTTACACCACGGCCTGCGCGGCGCTGGAGACCGTCGACCGCATCGTGGCCGAGGAACGCGAACCGGTACTGCGCATGTACCTGCTCACCGTGGGGGCGCTGCGGGCCTTCAACGGACGGCAGCGGGACCCCTCGCTGGTGCTGGACTCCTTCGTGTTGCGGGCGATGGCGTTCGCCGGGTGGTCACCGGCGTTGGGGGAGTGCGCTCGCTGCGGCCTGGCCGGGCCGCACGGCACGTTCAGCGTGATCGCCGGGGGGACGGTGTGCGCCGAGTGCAGGCCCGCTGGTGCGGTGCGCCCCGCCGCGGCGACCGTGCGACTGCTCGACGCCCTGCTCAACGGTGACTGGCCGACGGCGGAGGCCGCCGAGGAGGCGGCGCGGGGTGAGGGAAGCGGTCTGGTCGCGGCCCACCTGCAGTGGCACCTCGAACACCGGTTGCGCTCGCTTCCGCTGGTGGAACGCCATGAGGCGACGATTGACCGGGAGGCGCGGCAACCGGAGCCCCCGAATCCCGTGCCGGAGCTCATCCGGCAGCGCGCGAGCGCTCTGGAGGAGGAGAGCGCTCCCGTTTCGTCCTCGGGGCCCGCGAACACCCCGGGGCACTCGTGA
- a CDS encoding GNAT family N-acetyltransferase has protein sequence MRIRAVRRPEDGVAVRRICVATGDAGDHSRHILRDPELIAHVFAGPYLALQPRLCFLAESSGQPLGYVVGALDSVEFYHRWQREWAPAFAADHPLTDTEERSADADAQLRLLLHQPLRMLLPDSETYPSHLHINVLSGARRSGVGAALLRTLFAALERAGSPGVQLGVRATNAAAHAFYRAMGMTRLPLDDGPAIRFGRPLGGRYRRVRENG, from the coding sequence GTGAGAATCCGCGCCGTCCGCCGGCCGGAGGACGGCGTGGCGGTGCGCCGGATCTGCGTGGCCACGGGCGACGCCGGTGACCACTCCCGCCACATCCTCAGGGACCCGGAGCTGATAGCCCACGTCTTCGCGGGGCCCTACCTCGCCCTGCAACCGCGGCTGTGCTTCCTCGCGGAGAGCTCGGGACAACCACTCGGTTACGTGGTCGGCGCGCTGGACTCGGTGGAGTTCTACCACCGCTGGCAGCGGGAATGGGCTCCCGCGTTCGCGGCCGACCACCCGCTCACCGACACCGAGGAGCGCTCGGCCGACGCCGACGCGCAGCTACGGCTACTGCTGCACCAGCCACTGCGTATGCTGTTGCCGGACTCGGAGACCTATCCCTCGCACCTGCACATCAACGTCCTCTCCGGTGCGCGTCGCAGCGGGGTGGGCGCTGCGCTGCTGCGCACCCTGTTCGCCGCTCTGGAGCGGGCCGGGTCTCCGGGGGTGCAGCTCGGTGTGCGTGCCACCAACGCCGCCGCGCACGCGTTCTACCGTGCGATGGGGATGACCCGGCTGCCGTTGGACGACGGCCCCGCCATCCGGTTCGGCCGACCACTGGGTGGGCGGTACCGCCGCGTCCGGGAGAATGGGTGA
- a CDS encoding isoprenyl transferase, with protein sequence MLRRRGRGKDAPDVRAPDPHPAGAEPPSLPPEAVPNHVAVVMDGNGRWANERGLPRVEGHKRGEAVVLELTRGAIQLGVQWLSLYAFSTENWKRSPEEVRFLMGFNRDVIHRRVDELDELGVRVRWAGRRPKLWRSVVDELRAAEERTAGNQVMNLTMCVNYGGRAEIGDSAREIARLAAAGKINPDKVDQRTVARHLYQPQMPDVDLFIRPSGERRTSNFMLWQSAYAEMVFQDTLFPDVDRTHLWDACAAYARRDRRFGGAVDRSEQHTSSTERGQR encoded by the coding sequence ATGCTGCGACGCCGTGGCCGGGGAAAGGACGCACCGGACGTACGGGCGCCCGACCCACATCCTGCCGGGGCGGAGCCCCCCTCGCTTCCCCCGGAAGCGGTACCCAACCACGTCGCCGTGGTCATGGACGGCAACGGCAGGTGGGCGAACGAGCGCGGATTGCCGCGCGTCGAGGGGCACAAGCGCGGCGAGGCGGTGGTTCTGGAGCTGACGCGCGGTGCGATCCAGCTCGGGGTGCAGTGGCTGTCGTTGTACGCGTTCTCCACCGAGAACTGGAAGCGCAGCCCGGAGGAAGTCAGGTTCCTGATGGGCTTCAACCGCGACGTCATCCACCGCCGGGTGGACGAGCTCGACGAACTCGGGGTGCGGGTGCGCTGGGCGGGCCGGCGACCCAAGCTCTGGCGCAGCGTCGTCGACGAGCTCCGGGCTGCCGAGGAACGCACCGCGGGCAACCAGGTCATGAACCTGACGATGTGCGTCAACTACGGCGGACGTGCCGAGATCGGCGACTCGGCCAGGGAGATAGCCCGGCTCGCCGCGGCGGGCAAGATCAACCCGGACAAGGTGGACCAGCGCACCGTGGCGCGGCACCTGTACCAGCCCCAGATGCCGGACGTGGACCTGTTCATTCGCCCATCCGGTGAGCGGCGGACCTCCAACTTCATGCTCTGGCAGTCCGCCTACGCCGAGATGGTCTTCCAGGACACGCTGTTCCCGGACGTGGACCGCACCCATCTGTGGGATGCCTGTGCCGCCTACGCGCGGCGTGATCGTCGCTTCGGCGGTGCCGTCGACCGGAGCGAGCAGCACACGAGCTCGACCGAGCGGGGGCAACGTTGA
- a CDS encoding Fur family transcriptional regulator: MTSSERSSTAIPGLRATKQRAAVSRLLSEIDDFRSAQELHEQLRSRGEGIGLTTVYRTLQSLADAGEIDVLRSDSGEAVYRKCSTDHHHHLVCRHCGRTVEVADPPVEDWAERIATEHGFSEVHHTVEIIGTCSECVI, encoded by the coding sequence GTGACCTCCAGCGAGCGTTCCTCGACCGCGATCCCGGGGCTGCGGGCCACCAAGCAACGGGCCGCGGTGTCGCGTCTGCTCAGCGAGATCGACGATTTCCGCTCGGCGCAGGAACTGCACGAACAGCTGCGGAGCCGCGGAGAGGGCATCGGGTTGACGACCGTCTACCGCACCCTGCAGTCGCTGGCCGACGCGGGCGAGATAGACGTGCTGCGCAGCGATTCCGGCGAGGCCGTCTACCGGAAGTGCTCCACCGATCACCACCACCACCTGGTCTGCAGGCACTGCGGCAGGACGGTCGAGGTGGCCGACCCCCCGGTGGAGGACTGGGCGGAGCGGATCGCCACCGAACACGGTTTCTCGGAGGTGCACCACACGGTGGAGATCATCGGCACCTGTTCGGAGTGCGTGATCTGA
- a CDS encoding ArsR/SmtB family transcription factor: protein MSNDEHSGERTAPALVPACDPGTLAEAGELLRALAAPVRIAIVLQLRAGERCVHELVDALGVAQPLISQHLRVLKTAGVVSGHRNGREVVYRLVDDHLAHIVVDAVAHAEEDSAEETTPAGDAAQAT, encoded by the coding sequence ATGAGCAACGACGAGCACTCCGGCGAGCGAACCGCACCGGCCTTGGTACCCGCCTGTGACCCGGGCACCCTCGCCGAGGCGGGCGAACTGCTGCGCGCCCTGGCCGCCCCGGTGCGGATCGCCATCGTGCTGCAGCTGCGGGCCGGGGAACGCTGTGTGCACGAACTCGTCGACGCGCTCGGGGTGGCCCAACCGCTGATCAGCCAGCACCTCCGGGTGCTGAAAACCGCCGGTGTGGTATCCGGGCACCGCAACGGGCGCGAGGTGGTATACCGGCTGGTCGACGATCACCTGGCGCACATAGTCGTGGACGCCGTGGCCCACGCGGAGGAGGACTCGGCGGAGGAGACCACCCCCGCGGGGGACGCGGCACAGGCGACCTAG
- a CDS encoding glycine--tRNA ligase, whose translation MPTDQIETIVNLCKRRGFVYPSGEIYGGTRSAWDYGPLGVELKDNIKRQWWRSMVQGRDDVVGLDSSVILPREVWEASGHVQEFVDPLVECTACHHRHRSDQLAEEYAERTGKDVDDNDLSDVPCPNCGNRGQFTEPKMFNGLLKTFLGPVDSEEGLHYLRPETAQGIFVNFLNVMTTARKKPPFGIGQVGKSFRNEVTPGNFIFRTREFEQMEMEFFVEPGEDESWHEYWISNRTEWYTDLGIDPNNIRHYEHPKEKLSHYSKRTVDIEYRFGFSGSEWGELEGIANRTDFDLTTHSNHSGVDLSYFDQTSNSRYRPYVIEPAAGLGRPLMAFLIDAYREDEAPNAKGGVDKRVVLKLDRRLAPIKVAVLPLSRNADLSPKARDVAATLRRNWNIDFDDAGAIGRRYRRHDEIGTPFCVTVDFDSLSDHAVTVRERDTMEQERVAIDKLEAYLAARLVGC comes from the coding sequence GTGCCCACCGACCAGATCGAAACGATCGTGAATCTGTGCAAGCGTCGTGGCTTCGTCTACCCGAGCGGCGAAATTTACGGCGGTACCCGGTCGGCATGGGATTACGGGCCGCTCGGTGTGGAACTCAAGGACAACATCAAGCGCCAGTGGTGGCGCAGCATGGTGCAGGGCAGGGACGACGTCGTCGGTCTGGACTCCTCCGTCATCCTGCCGCGCGAGGTGTGGGAGGCCTCCGGTCACGTCCAGGAGTTCGTGGACCCGCTGGTCGAGTGCACCGCGTGCCACCACCGGCACCGTTCCGATCAGCTCGCCGAGGAGTACGCCGAGCGCACCGGCAAGGACGTCGACGACAACGACCTGTCCGACGTTCCCTGCCCGAACTGCGGCAACCGCGGTCAGTTCACCGAACCGAAGATGTTCAACGGGTTGCTCAAGACCTTCCTGGGGCCGGTGGACTCGGAGGAGGGGCTGCACTACCTGCGCCCGGAAACCGCCCAGGGCATCTTCGTCAACTTCCTGAACGTGATGACCACGGCGCGCAAGAAACCACCGTTCGGCATCGGCCAGGTGGGCAAGTCGTTCCGCAACGAGGTGACCCCCGGCAACTTCATCTTCCGCACCCGTGAGTTCGAGCAGATGGAGATGGAGTTCTTCGTCGAACCGGGCGAGGACGAGTCCTGGCACGAGTACTGGATCTCCAACCGGACCGAGTGGTACACCGACCTCGGCATCGACCCGAACAACATCCGGCACTACGAGCACCCCAAGGAGAAGCTGTCGCACTACTCCAAGCGGACCGTCGACATCGAGTACCGCTTCGGCTTCAGCGGCAGCGAGTGGGGTGAGCTGGAAGGCATCGCGAACCGGACGGACTTCGACCTGACGACCCACTCCAACCACTCCGGGGTGGACCTGTCGTACTTCGACCAGACGAGCAACTCCCGCTACCGGCCCTACGTGATCGAACCCGCCGCCGGGCTCGGCAGGCCGTTGATGGCCTTCCTCATCGACGCCTACCGCGAGGACGAGGCCCCCAACGCCAAGGGTGGCGTGGACAAGCGCGTGGTCCTCAAGCTCGACCGCAGGTTGGCGCCGATCAAGGTGGCGGTGCTGCCCCTGTCGCGCAACGCGGATCTCTCGCCCAAGGCCCGGGACGTCGCCGCGACGCTGCGTCGCAACTGGAACATCGACTTCGACGACGCCGGGGCCATCGGAAGGCGGTACCGCAGGCACGACGAGATCGGGACACCGTTCTGCGTCACGGTCGACTTCGACTCGCTGTCCGACCACGCCGTGACGGTGCGCGAACGCGACACCATGGAGCAGGAGCGGGTGGCCATCGACAAGCTCGAGGCCTACCTCGCGGCTCGGCTGGTCGGCTGCTGA